The Microbacterium limosum genome contains a region encoding:
- a CDS encoding nucleoside phosphorylase — MRLLVAALDAELVAFPAELDGFDRLVTGPGKLQAAVALTRALERGTYEEIVVVGTGGGIDPVLEAEVYEVTGAIQHDVTDIDGIVGQHVSLPARVDVPGEGIVIATGDHFVDDALAVAGIRSLGAGMVDMETYAYIWVAQEYGVPIRILKSVSDRAQGDAITDWRTTVAACSAQLWDRFAREFAA; from the coding sequence GTGAGACTCCTCGTGGCGGCGCTGGACGCCGAACTCGTCGCCTTCCCCGCCGAACTCGACGGCTTCGACCGCCTCGTCACCGGCCCCGGCAAGCTCCAGGCGGCCGTCGCCCTCACCCGCGCGCTCGAGCGCGGGACGTACGAGGAGATCGTCGTGGTGGGAACGGGCGGTGGCATCGACCCCGTGCTCGAGGCCGAGGTGTACGAGGTGACCGGCGCGATCCAGCACGACGTCACCGACATCGATGGGATCGTCGGGCAGCACGTCTCCCTGCCGGCGCGCGTCGACGTTCCCGGCGAGGGCATCGTGATCGCGACGGGCGACCACTTCGTCGACGACGCCCTCGCCGTCGCCGGCATCCGCTCGCTCGGGGCGGGCATGGTCGACATGGAGACCTACGCCTACATCTGGGTGGCCCAGGAGTACGGCGTGCCCATCCGCATCCTGAAGTCCGTCTCCGATCGGGCGCAGGGCGACGCGATCACCGACTGGCGCACCACGGTCGCGGCGTGCAGCGCGCAGCTGTGGGACCGCTTCGCCCGGGAGTTCGCCGCCTGA
- a CDS encoding nucleoside deaminase — MDLAYFATGYDVQLPEWISDELAGVPDIIPDVAERMALVHRLADRNWREGNGGPFAALVAETETGRIVSVGVNVVLGSGVSSAHAEVTALGTAQRRAGSWDLGGDDQPEHELVVNWRPCVQCYGATMWSGVRSLVVAGSGPELEEITTFDEGPMVTDWAEQFEARGIRVTQDVLRDEALAVFRAYRAAVDAAEVTVYNARAGD; from the coding sequence ATGGACCTGGCCTACTTCGCCACCGGGTACGACGTGCAGCTTCCCGAGTGGATCTCCGACGAGCTCGCCGGCGTGCCCGACATCATCCCCGACGTCGCCGAGCGCATGGCGCTCGTGCACCGCCTCGCCGATCGCAACTGGCGCGAGGGCAACGGAGGCCCGTTCGCGGCGCTCGTGGCCGAGACGGAGACCGGTCGGATCGTCTCCGTCGGCGTCAACGTCGTGCTCGGCAGCGGGGTCTCCTCGGCCCACGCCGAGGTCACCGCCCTCGGCACGGCGCAGCGCCGTGCCGGCTCGTGGGACCTGGGCGGCGACGACCAGCCCGAGCACGAGCTCGTGGTCAACTGGCGCCCCTGCGTGCAGTGCTACGGCGCGACGATGTGGTCCGGCGTCCGCTCGCTCGTCGTGGCGGGCTCGGGACCGGAGCTCGAGGAGATCACGACGTTCGACGAGGGCCCCATGGTGACCGACTGGGCCGAGCAGTTCGAGGCCCGCGGCATCCGCGTCACGCAGGACGTGCTGCGAGACGAGGCCCTGGCCGTCTTCCGCGCCTACCGCGCGGCGGTGGATGCCGCCGAGGTGACCGTCTACAACGCCCGGGCCGGCGACTGA
- a CDS encoding NAD(P)/FAD-dependent oxidoreductase produces the protein MSAREYDVIVIGAGAVGENVADSAVQGGLSTVIVEAELVGGECSYWACMPSKVLLRSAAALRAARAVDGAAQAVTGDVDVAAVLRRRDSFTHDWNDSSQVEWLNGAGIDLVRGHGRLTGERTVRVEQEDGSVDLSARHAVVVATGSAALLPSIPGLIDVAPWTSRDATSVSAPPASLAILGAGVVGVEMATAFAGFGTRVTLIARSGLLGAVEPFAGELVAEALREQGVEIRTGAGVDAARRDEAGVVLSLSDGGEVRADEVLVATGRVPHTGDLGLESVGLEAGDWLTTDDTLRVGGFEWLYAVGDVTHRALLTHQGKYQARAAGDVIAARARGGAVDDAPWGAHVATADHAAVPQVVFSDPEVASVGMTLAQAEEAGIRVRALDYDLSAVAGASTRSDDYRGRALAVVDDDRGVLVGATFVGPDVAELLHAATIAIVGEVPIDRLWHAVPAYPTVSEVWLRWLEAYGRPTR, from the coding sequence ATGAGCGCACGCGAATACGACGTCATCGTGATCGGTGCCGGCGCCGTCGGCGAGAACGTCGCCGACAGCGCCGTGCAGGGCGGCCTGTCGACGGTCATCGTCGAGGCGGAGCTGGTCGGCGGCGAGTGCTCCTACTGGGCCTGCATGCCCTCGAAGGTGCTCCTGCGCAGCGCCGCCGCCCTCCGAGCCGCACGCGCGGTGGACGGTGCCGCTCAGGCCGTGACGGGAGACGTCGACGTCGCCGCCGTGCTGCGGCGCCGCGACAGCTTCACCCACGACTGGAACGACTCCTCGCAGGTCGAATGGCTGAACGGCGCGGGCATCGATCTCGTCCGCGGTCACGGGCGCCTGACGGGCGAGCGAACGGTGCGGGTCGAGCAGGAGGACGGCTCGGTCGATCTCTCCGCCCGGCACGCCGTCGTCGTCGCGACGGGGTCCGCCGCGCTGCTCCCCTCGATCCCGGGCCTCATCGACGTCGCCCCCTGGACCAGCCGCGACGCGACGAGCGTGAGCGCGCCCCCGGCATCCCTCGCGATCCTGGGGGCCGGCGTCGTGGGCGTCGAGATGGCCACGGCGTTCGCCGGATTCGGCACGCGCGTGACCCTGATCGCGCGGTCGGGGCTGCTCGGCGCCGTGGAGCCGTTCGCGGGGGAGCTCGTGGCGGAGGCGCTCCGCGAGCAGGGCGTCGAGATCCGCACCGGCGCCGGGGTGGACGCGGCGCGCCGCGACGAGGCGGGCGTCGTGCTCTCCCTCTCGGACGGCGGCGAGGTGCGCGCGGACGAGGTGCTCGTCGCGACCGGTCGCGTTCCGCACACGGGCGACCTGGGCCTGGAGAGCGTCGGCCTCGAGGCCGGCGACTGGCTCACGACCGACGACACCCTGCGCGTCGGGGGATTCGAATGGCTCTACGCGGTGGGGGATGTCACCCACCGCGCGCTCCTGACCCACCAGGGCAAGTACCAGGCTCGCGCCGCGGGCGATGTCATCGCGGCGCGGGCACGCGGGGGAGCCGTCGACGACGCGCCCTGGGGGGCGCACGTCGCGACGGCGGACCACGCGGCCGTGCCGCAGGTGGTCTTCAGCGATCCCGAGGTCGCCTCGGTCGGGATGACGCTGGCCCAGGCCGAGGAGGCCGGCATCCGGGTGCGCGCGCTCGACTACGATCTCTCCGCGGTCGCCGGCGCCTCGACGCGCAGCGACGACTACCGGGGCCGCGCGCTCGCGGTCGTCGACGACGACCGCGGGGTGCTCGTGGGCGCCACATTCGTCGGCCCGGACGTCGCCGAACTGCTGCACGCCGCCACGATCGCGATCGTCGGGGAGGTGCCGATCGACCGGCTGTGGCACGCCGTCCCCGCCTACCCCACCGTCAGCGAGGTGTGGCTGCGGTGGCTCGAGGCCTACGGGCGGCCCACCCGCTGA
- a CDS encoding NAD(+) synthase, whose translation MTESLPFDNPYRHGFARVAACTIPLALADPRTNAQTVLASVRECAAEGVAVAVFPELCLSGYSIEDLVLQDAVLDAVEAAVQTLVEASADLAPLFVVGAPLRHRNRVYNCAVAIQGGQLLGVAPKSYLPTYREFYERRWFAPGDDLDGPHARWIRVAGLEAPFGPKLLFSATDVPGLVVHAEVCEDVWVPIPPSAEAALAGATVLLNLSGSPITIARAEDRADLCQSQSLRCLAAYAYAAAGAGESTNDVSWDGQTMIYEAGNLLAETERFPDGPRHSIADVDLDRLRQDRARQGTFDDNRRTHAARTDEFFTVPFTLGVPRSATGLRRPIDRFPFVPDDPARLAQDCYEAFNIQVSGLVQRMRSIGDPKPVIGVSGGLDSTHALLVVARAMDRMGRPRSDILAYTMPGFATSDHTKSNAIALAESVGASIETIDIRESAALMLAEIGHPFSGGEPVYDVTFENVQAGLRTDFLFRLANQNGGMVIGTSDLSELALGWATYGVGDQMSHYAVNTGVPKTLVQHLIRWVISAGEGVDAAEAAVLQSVLDTEISPELVPAGEDGKVQSTQDKIGPYALHDVTLFHILRYGMRPSKIAFIAHEAWRDADAGAWPPGFPDDERYSYDLPTIVRWLEVFLRRYFAFAQFKRSAIPNGPKVSPAGSLSPRGDWRAPSDGNARAWLDELRSALPDLVSE comes from the coding sequence GTGACCGAGAGCCTGCCGTTCGACAACCCGTATCGGCACGGGTTTGCCCGCGTCGCCGCCTGCACGATCCCGCTCGCCCTGGCCGACCCGCGCACGAACGCGCAGACGGTGCTCGCGTCCGTGCGCGAGTGCGCCGCCGAGGGCGTCGCCGTCGCGGTGTTCCCCGAGCTGTGCCTCAGCGGCTACAGCATCGAGGACCTCGTGCTGCAGGACGCCGTGCTGGATGCCGTGGAGGCCGCCGTCCAGACGCTCGTCGAGGCATCCGCCGACCTCGCGCCGCTCTTCGTCGTCGGCGCGCCGCTGCGGCACCGCAACCGCGTGTACAACTGCGCCGTCGCGATCCAGGGCGGTCAGCTGCTCGGGGTCGCCCCCAAGTCGTACCTGCCCACCTACCGGGAGTTCTACGAGCGCCGCTGGTTCGCCCCCGGCGACGACCTCGACGGGCCGCATGCCCGGTGGATCCGCGTCGCGGGGCTCGAGGCGCCGTTCGGGCCCAAGCTGCTGTTCTCCGCCACGGATGTGCCGGGCCTCGTCGTGCACGCCGAGGTCTGCGAGGACGTGTGGGTTCCCATCCCGCCCTCCGCGGAGGCGGCGCTCGCGGGCGCGACCGTGCTGCTGAACCTCTCGGGAAGCCCCATCACGATCGCGCGGGCCGAGGACCGCGCCGACCTCTGCCAGTCGCAGTCGCTGCGCTGCCTCGCCGCCTATGCGTACGCCGCGGCCGGCGCGGGCGAATCGACGAACGACGTCTCGTGGGACGGGCAGACGATGATCTACGAGGCGGGCAACCTGCTGGCCGAGACCGAGCGCTTCCCCGACGGGCCGCGCCACTCGATCGCCGACGTCGACCTCGACCGGCTGCGGCAGGACCGCGCCCGGCAGGGCACCTTCGACGACAACCGGCGCACGCACGCCGCGCGCACCGACGAGTTCTTCACGGTGCCGTTCACGCTGGGGGTGCCCCGCTCCGCGACCGGCCTGCGGCGGCCGATCGACCGCTTCCCGTTCGTGCCCGACGACCCCGCGCGCCTCGCCCAGGACTGCTACGAGGCGTTCAACATCCAGGTCTCGGGCCTCGTGCAGCGCATGCGCTCCATCGGCGATCCCAAGCCGGTCATCGGCGTGAGCGGCGGGCTCGACTCCACCCACGCCCTGCTCGTCGTCGCGCGGGCGATGGACCGGATGGGGCGCCCGCGCTCCGACATCCTGGCCTACACGATGCCGGGGTTCGCCACGAGCGACCACACGAAGTCGAACGCGATCGCGCTGGCGGAGTCGGTGGGCGCGAGCATCGAGACGATCGACATCCGCGAGAGCGCCGCCCTCATGCTCGCGGAGATCGGCCACCCGTTCTCGGGCGGCGAGCCCGTGTACGACGTGACCTTCGAGAACGTGCAGGCCGGGCTGCGCACCGACTTCCTCTTCCGTCTGGCCAACCAGAATGGCGGCATGGTCATCGGCACGTCCGACCTGTCGGAGCTCGCCCTCGGCTGGGCCACCTACGGCGTCGGCGACCAGATGAGCCACTACGCCGTCAACACCGGCGTGCCCAAGACGCTCGTGCAGCACCTCATCCGCTGGGTGATCTCGGCGGGTGAGGGCGTGGATGCCGCGGAGGCGGCCGTGCTGCAGTCGGTCCTCGACACCGAGATCTCGCCCGAGCTGGTCCCGGCCGGCGAGGACGGCAAGGTGCAGTCGACCCAGGACAAGATCGGCCCGTACGCGCTGCACGACGTCACCCTCTTCCACATCCTGCGCTACGGGATGCGGCCCTCGAAGATCGCGTTCATCGCGCACGAGGCGTGGCGCGACGCGGATGCCGGGGCATGGCCGCCCGGCTTCCCGGACGACGAGCGCTACAGCTACGACCTGCCGACGATCGTGCGGTGGCTCGAGGTGTTCCTGCGCCGATACTTCGCGTTCGCGCAGTTCAAGCGCTCCGCGATCCCCAACGGCCCCAAGGTGTCGCCCGCGGGCTCCCTCTCGCCGCGCGGCGACTGGCGCGCGCCCTCGGACGGCAACGCGCGGGCATGGCTCGACGAGCTGCGCAGCGCGCTGCCCGACCTCGTGTCGGAATGA